A part of Desulfotomaculum nigrificans DSM 574 genomic DNA contains:
- the nusG gene encoding transcription termination/antitermination protein NusG produces the protein MSKQWYVVHTYSGYENKVKANLERRIESMNMEDKIFRILVPMEDEVEIKNGKKKVSKKKVFPGYVLVEMIMTDDSWYVVRNTPGVTGFVGSGTKPIPLNEDEAKAIIKQMGMEEPRTRVDYSLGENVRVTDGPFENFVGVIEEIYPDKGKVKVMVSMFGRETPIELDFTQIEKMS, from the coding sequence ATGAGTAAACAGTGGTATGTTGTACATACCTACTCCGGGTACGAGAACAAGGTTAAGGCCAATTTGGAGAGGCGTATTGAATCAATGAATATGGAGGATAAAATCTTCCGTATTCTTGTGCCCATGGAAGATGAGGTAGAAATAAAAAACGGCAAGAAAAAAGTCTCGAAGAAAAAGGTCTTTCCCGGTTATGTATTGGTGGAAATGATTATGACGGATGATTCCTGGTATGTTGTGCGCAACACACCGGGTGTTACCGGGTTTGTTGGCTCTGGGACCAAGCCTATTCCCCTGAATGAGGATGAAGCCAAGGCTATTATCAAACAGATGGGCATGGAAGAGCCCAGGACCAGGGTTGATTACAGCTTGGGTGAGAACGTCAGAGTCACTGACGGGCCCTTCGAGAACTTTGTTGGTGTGATAGAAGAAATTTACCCTGACAAGGGTAAAGTTAAAGTTATGGTATCAATGTTTGGACGTGAAACTCCCATCGAACTTGATTTTACGCAAATTGAAAAGATGAGCTAA
- the rplA gene encoding 50S ribosomal protein L1: MPKVGKKFQEALKQFDRNTLYDPAEAMELVKKTAPAKFDETVEVAFRLGVDPRHADQQLRGAVVLPHGTGKSKTVLVFAKGEKAKEAEAAGADFVGAEDLVEKIQGGWTGFDVAIATPDMMGMVGRLGRILGPRGLMPNPKTGTVTFEVGAAVKDAKGGKITYRTDKAGIVHAPIGKVSFEAQKLTENFKTLADTLLRAKPASAKGQYMKSITVSSTMGPGIKINPAKI; the protein is encoded by the coding sequence ATGCCAAAAGTAGGCAAGAAGTTTCAGGAAGCCCTGAAGCAATTCGACAGAAACACTCTCTATGATCCTGCTGAGGCAATGGAGTTGGTTAAGAAGACTGCTCCGGCCAAATTTGATGAGACTGTTGAAGTTGCGTTTCGTCTAGGTGTTGACCCCCGGCATGCTGACCAGCAGCTGAGAGGTGCTGTTGTGCTTCCTCATGGCACTGGTAAAAGCAAAACTGTTTTGGTTTTTGCTAAAGGGGAAAAAGCTAAAGAAGCTGAAGCTGCCGGCGCAGATTTTGTTGGCGCTGAGGATCTGGTGGAGAAGATTCAGGGTGGCTGGACTGGTTTTGACGTAGCCATTGCTACCCCTGATATGATGGGTATGGTTGGTAGGCTGGGACGTATTCTTGGTCCCCGTGGTTTAATGCCCAACCCCAAAACCGGTACTGTGACCTTTGAAGTTGGTGCCGCAGTAAAAGATGCCAAGGGTGGTAAGATTACTTATCGTACTGATAAGGCAGGTATTGTCCACGCCCCCATCGGTAAGGTTTCCTTTGAAGCTCAAAAATTAACAGAGAACTTCAAAACCCTTGCCGATACTTTGCTGCGGGCTAAACCAGCCAGCGCTAAGGGTCAATATATGAAGAGTATAACTGTTTCTTCAACTATGGGCCCGGGAATTAAAATTAATCCGGCTAAGATCTAG
- the rplL gene encoding 50S ribosomal protein L7/L12 yields the protein MSKVAEVLEIVKGLTVLELAELVKAFEEEFGVSAAAPVAVAAAPAAGAAAAGAAEEEKTEFDVILASAGDKKINVIKVVREITGLGLKEAKDLVDGAPKPVKEKVSKEEAESIKAKLTEAGATVEVK from the coding sequence ATGTCTAAAGTAGCTGAAGTTTTAGAAATTGTAAAAGGCCTGACCGTACTGGAACTGGCCGAACTGGTTAAAGCTTTCGAAGAAGAATTTGGCGTATCCGCTGCTGCTCCCGTGGCTGTAGCTGCTGCTCCTGCTGCCGGCGCCGCTGCTGCTGGTGCTGCTGAAGAAGAGAAAACTGAATTTGATGTTATCCTGGCTAGCGCTGGTGACAAGAAAATCAACGTTATTAAGGTTGTTCGCGAAATCACCGGTCTGGGTCTGAAAGAAGCTAAAGACCTGGTTGACGGAGCTCCCAAACCTGTTAAAGAAAAAGTCAGCAAAGAAGAAGCTGAATCCATCAAGGCTAAACTCACCGAAGCCGGTGCCACTGTTGAAGTTAAGTAA
- the rplK gene encoding 50S ribosomal protein L11 translates to MAKKVAAIIKLQIPAGKATPAPPVGPALGQHGVNIMAFVKQYNEATAAQAGLIIPVEITVYEDRSFTFVTKTPPAAVLLKKAAGIETASGEPNKKKVAKVPRSKVKEIAELKMPDLNAASVEAAMRMIEGTARSMGIEIVEG, encoded by the coding sequence ATGGCCAAAAAGGTAGCTGCCATTATCAAACTTCAAATTCCGGCCGGTAAAGCCACCCCGGCACCCCCGGTAGGTCCTGCCCTGGGTCAACACGGGGTTAACATCATGGCTTTTGTTAAACAATATAATGAAGCCACTGCTGCTCAAGCTGGCTTGATTATTCCGGTTGAAATTACCGTATATGAAGACCGGTCCTTTACCTTTGTTACCAAAACTCCGCCTGCAGCAGTCCTGCTGAAAAAGGCGGCTGGTATTGAGACCGCTTCTGGCGAACCTAACAAGAAGAAAGTGGCTAAAGTGCCGCGTTCTAAAGTTAAGGAAATTGCCGAACTGAAAATGCCTGATCTCAACGCTGCCAGCGTAGAAGCTGCTATGCGTATGATTGAAGGAACCGCCCGTAGTATGGGCATTGAGATTGTAGAAGGTTAA
- the secE gene encoding preprotein translocase subunit SecE, with the protein MAVQRKQIKKVGAAKEIAATRDTSGAENKKDAAPKDAAKAQVKKESPKVPKASFSDRAGSVRRYLRGVQNELKKVHWPTRKEVVTYTAVVLVSVAAVAAVIWVLDSLLSLGVSAIVS; encoded by the coding sequence ATGGCTGTGCAGAGGAAACAAATAAAAAAGGTCGGCGCTGCCAAGGAAATAGCGGCAACCAGAGATACCAGCGGGGCTGAGAATAAAAAGGATGCGGCCCCTAAGGATGCTGCTAAAGCTCAGGTGAAAAAGGAGTCGCCCAAGGTACCAAAGGCTTCTTTCTCAGATCGTGCCGGTAGCGTAAGAAGATACCTTCGTGGTGTTCAGAATGAGTTAAAGAAAGTTCACTGGCCCACCCGTAAGGAAGTTGTCACCTACACTGCAGTGGTATTGGTTTCTGTTGCTGCGGTTGCTGCTGTCATCTGGGTGCTTGATTCGCTTCTCAGTTTAGGCGTTTCGGCCATAGTATCCTAA
- the rpmG gene encoding 50S ribosomal protein L33 has translation MRVGVILACTECKRRNYTTTKNKKNDPNRIELKKYCKWCHTHTVHKETR, from the coding sequence GTGCGAGTAGGCGTAATTCTGGCTTGCACCGAATGCAAACGGCGCAACTACACCACTACCAAGAATAAGAAAAACGATCCTAACCGGATTGAGCTTAAGAAATATTGCAAGTGGTGTCATACACACACTGTACACAAAGAAACCAGATAG
- the sigH gene encoding RNA polymerase sporulation sigma factor SigH, with translation MSLNAQREVSGGYHFMVDEDVVEFAREGDDAALEYLINKYKNFVRAKARSYFLIGADREDIIQEGMIGLYKAIRDFRMDKLSSFRAFAELCITRQIITAIKTATRQKHIPLNSYVSLNKPIYDEDSDRTLLDVISGSKITDPEELIISREEFDDIEEKMGEILSSLEWKVLMSYLEGKSYQEIAEDLKRHVKSIDNALQRVKRKLERYLEKREA, from the coding sequence TTGAGTTTAAATGCACAAAGGGAAGTTTCCGGCGGATATCATTTCATGGTTGATGAAGATGTGGTAGAGTTTGCGCGTGAAGGTGATGATGCAGCGCTGGAATACTTGATTAATAAATACAAAAACTTTGTGCGTGCCAAGGCTCGCTCATACTTCCTTATCGGAGCAGATAGAGAAGATATCATCCAAGAGGGTATGATTGGATTATATAAAGCCATTCGGGACTTCCGAATGGACAAGCTCTCTTCTTTCCGGGCTTTTGCTGAGCTGTGTATTACCCGGCAGATTATTACAGCCATTAAAACCGCCACCAGACAAAAACATATCCCGTTAAACTCTTACGTGTCATTAAATAAACCCATTTATGACGAAGATTCCGACCGTACCCTGTTGGATGTCATCTCCGGCTCTAAAATCACCGACCCGGAGGAATTGATCATCAGTCGTGAAGAATTTGATGATATTGAAGAAAAAATGGGTGAAATATTAAGCTCTCTGGAATGGAAGGTTTTAATGTCTTATTTAGAAGGCAAGTCCTATCAGGAAATTGCCGAAGATCTAAAACGACATGTCAAGTCCATTGATAACGCTCTGCAAAGAGTAAAACGCAAGTTGGAAAGATATTTGGAAAAACGCGAAGCCTAA
- the tuf gene encoding elongation factor Tu, producing MAKAKFERTKPHVNIGTIGHVDHGKTTLTAAITVVLSTTGGATVKRYDEIDNAPEERERGITINTAHVEYETANRHYAHVDCPGHADYVKNMITGAAQMDGAILVVSAADGPMPQTREHILLSRQVGVPYIIVFLNKADMVDDPELLELVEMEVRELLSSYEFPGDDTPIVAGSALKALECGCGKRECEWCGKIWELMDNVDSYIPTPERAIDKPFLMPVEDVFSITGRGTVATGRVERGQVKVQDEVEIVGLADKPRKTVVTGVEMFRKLLDFAQAGDNIGTLLRGVDRKEIERGQVLAKPGSIHPHTKFDAEVYVLTKEEGGRHTPFFNGYRPQFYFRTTDVTGVIHLPEGVEMVMPGDNIKISIDLITPIAIEEGLRFAIREGGRTVGAGVVTSIRE from the coding sequence ATGGCTAAGGCTAAATTCGAACGTACTAAACCCCACGTAAACATTGGTACCATTGGTCACGTTGACCACGGTAAAACCACTTTGACCGCTGCTATTACCGTAGTTCTGTCCACCACCGGTGGTGCTACCGTTAAGCGTTATGACGAGATTGATAACGCTCCCGAAGAACGTGAGCGCGGTATTACCATTAACACCGCCCACGTAGAATACGAAACCGCCAACCGTCACTATGCTCACGTTGACTGCCCCGGACACGCTGACTATGTTAAAAACATGATCACCGGTGCTGCTCAAATGGATGGAGCCATTCTGGTTGTATCCGCTGCTGACGGCCCCATGCCGCAGACCCGTGAGCACATCCTGCTGTCCCGTCAGGTAGGTGTTCCTTACATCATCGTATTCCTGAACAAAGCAGATATGGTTGACGATCCTGAGCTGCTTGAACTGGTGGAAATGGAAGTTCGTGAACTGCTGAGCTCCTATGAATTCCCCGGCGATGACACCCCCATCGTAGCCGGTTCCGCCCTGAAAGCACTGGAGTGCGGCTGCGGTAAGCGTGAGTGCGAATGGTGCGGTAAGATTTGGGAACTGATGGACAATGTAGACTCCTACATTCCTACTCCCGAGCGTGCCATAGATAAGCCGTTCCTGATGCCGGTAGAAGACGTATTCTCCATCACCGGTCGTGGTACCGTAGCCACCGGTCGTGTAGAACGCGGTCAAGTTAAAGTACAAGACGAAGTAGAGATCGTAGGTCTGGCTGACAAACCGCGTAAGACTGTAGTAACCGGTGTAGAAATGTTCCGTAAGCTGTTAGACTTTGCCCAAGCCGGTGACAACATCGGAACCCTGCTGCGCGGTGTAGACCGTAAAGAAATCGAGCGTGGTCAAGTACTGGCTAAGCCCGGCAGCATTCATCCGCACACCAAATTTGATGCTGAAGTATACGTACTGACCAAAGAAGAAGGAGGACGTCACACTCCGTTCTTTAACGGCTATCGTCCCCAATTCTACTTCCGTACCACCGACGTAACCGGTGTTATCCACCTGCCGGAAGGCGTAGAAATGGTTATGCCTGGTGACAACATTAAGATTTCCATCGACCTGATTACCCCCATCGCCATTGAGGAAGGCTTACGCTTTGCTATTCGTGAAGGTGGCCGTACCGTTGGTGCTGGTGTGGTAACCAGTATCCGCGAATAA
- the rpoB gene encoding DNA-directed RNA polymerase subunit beta: protein MRSMAYPEQVGNRVRWNYGKLREVLELPNLIEVQRNSYEWFLQEGLREVFQDISPIQDFTGNLILEFLDYTLGDPKYSVEECKERDVTYAAPLRVKVRLINKETGEVKEQEVFMGDFPLMTDKGTFIINGAERVIVSQLVRSPGVYFADQIDTSGKRLFTSTIIPNRGAWLEFETDVNDHIFVRIDRTRKIPATVLIRALGYGSNAMIAELFNNNKFVQETLTRDNTDSEEEALVEIYKRLRPGEPPTVESARSLLNTLFFDPKRYDLAHVGRYKLQKKLKHGILYRYPKGEDGPKEWDRYLNKEVPVEREFIRELTKEDIIATFRYLLGLMEGQGVVDDIDHLGNRRLRSVGELLQNQFRIGLSRMERVVRERMTIQDVDVITPQVLINIRPVVAAIKEFFGSSQLSQFMDQTNPLAELTHKRRLSALGPGGLSRERAGFEVRDVHHSHYGRMCPIETPEGPNIGLIGSLSTYARINSFGFIETPYRKVDKANKRVTDEIVYLTADEEEGLIIAQANAPLDENGYFVEERVNARHGHDTLIVPADRVDFMDVSPKQVFSVATSLIPFLEHDDANRALMGANMQRQAVPLLRCQAPLVGTGIEYRAAKDSGVVVVAKNAGEVTRVTANEIVIRTDEGHTDTYKLLKFTRSNQGTCINQKPIVNKGERVEAGQVIADGPATDKGELALGRNILVAFMTWEGNNYEDAILISEKAVKEDFFTSIHIEEYECDARDTKLGPEEITRDIPNVGEDILKDLDERGIIRVGAEVRPGDILVGKVTPKGETELTAEERLLRAIFGEKAREVRDTSLRVPHGEAGKIVDVKVFTRENGDELPPGVNQLVRVYIAQKRKISEGDKMAGRHGNKGVVARILPEEDMPFMEDGTPVEIVLNPLGVPSRMNIGQVLETHLGWAAKALGFHVATPVFNGASEEDIWESLKRAGLPEDGKMTLYDGRTGEPFDNKVTVGYVYMIKLHHLVDDKIHARSTGPYSLVTQQPLGGKAQFGGQRFGEMEVWALEAYGAAYTLQEILTVKSDDVVGRVKTYEAIVKGENVPEPGVPESFKVLIKELQSLGLDVKVLSENEEEIEIKELEEDVTETAKELGIELPEGRRSSAPKQDTDEEEEDDDADAAEFDDEIYIDEGDNFSLDDED, encoded by the coding sequence ATGCGTTCGATGGCTTACCCGGAACAAGTAGGGAACAGGGTGAGGTGGAACTACGGTAAACTGCGCGAAGTGCTGGAACTGCCAAACTTAATTGAAGTCCAGCGAAACTCCTACGAGTGGTTCTTGCAGGAGGGGTTGCGGGAAGTATTCCAGGACATCTCTCCTATCCAGGATTTCACTGGAAACCTGATTTTAGAATTTCTGGACTACACTCTGGGAGACCCCAAGTACTCGGTGGAAGAGTGCAAGGAACGCGATGTCACTTATGCTGCCCCACTAAGGGTAAAGGTTCGTTTAATTAATAAGGAAACCGGTGAGGTAAAGGAACAAGAGGTCTTTATGGGGGATTTCCCTTTAATGACTGATAAAGGTACCTTCATTATCAACGGTGCCGAGCGGGTAATTGTCAGCCAGCTGGTTCGTTCACCCGGCGTTTATTTTGCCGACCAAATAGACACCAGCGGTAAAAGATTATTTACCTCTACCATTATTCCGAACCGTGGGGCCTGGTTAGAATTTGAAACCGACGTCAATGACCACATTTTCGTTCGCATTGACCGCACCCGCAAAATCCCAGCAACCGTTTTGATCCGAGCCCTGGGCTACGGTTCCAATGCCATGATTGCTGAGTTATTTAATAATAATAAATTTGTTCAGGAAACTTTGACCCGGGATAACACTGATTCAGAAGAAGAAGCCCTGGTTGAAATTTATAAACGTTTAAGACCTGGCGAGCCGCCTACGGTGGAAAGTGCGCGCTCATTATTAAATACTTTATTCTTTGATCCTAAGCGTTATGATCTGGCCCATGTAGGACGTTACAAACTACAGAAAAAACTCAAACACGGTATCCTTTACCGCTATCCCAAAGGGGAAGACGGTCCCAAGGAATGGGATCGCTATTTAAACAAAGAAGTTCCGGTGGAGCGTGAATTTATCCGGGAACTTACTAAAGAAGATATAATTGCCACCTTCCGCTACCTATTGGGATTGATGGAGGGCCAGGGAGTTGTGGATGATATTGACCACCTGGGTAACCGGCGGTTACGTTCGGTAGGTGAGTTGCTGCAAAACCAGTTTCGGATTGGTCTTTCCCGGATGGAAAGGGTTGTTCGGGAAAGAATGACTATCCAGGATGTGGATGTCATCACCCCGCAGGTGTTAATTAATATCAGGCCGGTGGTGGCCGCCATTAAAGAATTCTTTGGTTCCAGCCAGCTGTCCCAGTTTATGGACCAAACCAACCCGCTGGCGGAGTTAACCCATAAAAGACGTTTGTCCGCCCTGGGCCCCGGCGGTTTGTCCCGGGAACGGGCCGGCTTTGAAGTGCGGGACGTACACCACTCTCACTATGGCCGCATGTGCCCCATTGAGACCCCGGAAGGTCCTAACATCGGTTTGATTGGTTCTCTATCTACCTATGCTCGGATTAATTCCTTTGGTTTTATAGAGACCCCCTACCGTAAAGTTGACAAGGCTAACAAGCGGGTTACTGACGAGATTGTTTATCTAACTGCGGACGAAGAAGAAGGTCTGATCATTGCCCAGGCCAACGCCCCACTGGATGAAAACGGTTATTTTGTGGAGGAAAGGGTAAACGCCCGCCACGGCCATGATACCCTGATTGTGCCCGCTGACCGGGTGGATTTTATGGACGTTTCACCAAAACAGGTATTCTCGGTGGCCACATCCCTAATTCCCTTCTTGGAGCACGATGATGCCAACCGGGCGTTAATGGGCGCTAACATGCAGCGGCAGGCTGTTCCTTTGCTGCGTTGCCAGGCCCCGCTGGTGGGCACCGGTATTGAATACCGGGCAGCTAAGGACTCCGGTGTAGTGGTAGTGGCTAAAAACGCCGGCGAGGTTACCAGAGTAACGGCCAATGAAATTGTTATTCGCACCGATGAAGGTCATACGGATACTTATAAACTGTTAAAGTTTACCCGTTCTAACCAGGGTACCTGCATTAACCAAAAACCTATTGTAAATAAAGGGGAGCGGGTTGAGGCCGGTCAGGTGATTGCCGATGGACCCGCCACCGACAAAGGTGAGCTGGCCCTGGGGCGTAACATTTTAGTTGCCTTTATGACCTGGGAAGGCAACAACTATGAGGACGCTATCCTGATTAGTGAAAAGGCAGTAAAAGAGGATTTCTTTACCTCCATTCACATAGAAGAGTATGAATGTGACGCTAGGGACACCAAGTTGGGACCGGAAGAAATTACCCGGGATATTCCTAACGTTGGTGAGGACATTTTAAAAGATCTTGATGAACGAGGCATTATCCGAGTCGGGGCAGAAGTAAGACCCGGCGACATCCTGGTGGGCAAAGTTACTCCCAAGGGAGAAACTGAGCTAACAGCGGAAGAACGACTGCTGCGGGCTATCTTTGGTGAGAAGGCCCGGGAGGTGCGGGATACCTCCTTAAGGGTGCCGCACGGTGAAGCAGGTAAAATTGTGGATGTCAAGGTCTTCACCAGGGAAAATGGTGATGAATTGCCGCCGGGGGTTAATCAGCTGGTCCGGGTTTATATTGCCCAGAAGAGAAAAATCTCTGAGGGTGATAAAATGGCCGGACGTCACGGTAACAAAGGGGTTGTGGCCCGTATCCTGCCGGAAGAAGATATGCCCTTTATGGAAGACGGTACGCCGGTAGAAATTGTGTTAAACCCGCTGGGTGTACCATCCCGGATGAATATTGGACAGGTATTAGAAACCCACCTGGGTTGGGCGGCCAAAGCGCTGGGCTTCCATGTGGCCACCCCGGTCTTTAACGGTGCCAGTGAGGAAGATATTTGGGAGTCCCTCAAACGTGCCGGTTTACCGGAAGATGGTAAAATGACCCTTTATGACGGCCGTACCGGAGAACCCTTCGATAACAAGGTTACCGTTGGTTATGTGTACATGATTAAACTGCACCACTTGGTAGATGATAAGATTCACGCCCGTTCCACCGGTCCCTATTCACTGGTCACCCAGCAACCCCTGGGTGGTAAGGCCCAGTTCGGTGGCCAGAGATTTGGTGAAATGGAAGTGTGGGCGCTGGAAGCTTATGGAGCTGCCTACACGTTACAAGAAATTCTTACTGTCAAATCAGACGATGTGGTGGGTCGGGTGAAGACCTACGAAGCCATTGTTAAGGGTGAAAACGTACCTGAACCGGGTGTACCGGAGTCCTTTAAGGTATTGATTAAGGAATTACAATCCCTGGGTCTGGATGTTAAAGTCTTAAGTGAAAACGAAGAAGAAATTGAAATCAAAGAACTGGAAGAAGACGTAACAGAAACGGCCAAGGAGCTTGGTATAGAATTACCTGAGGGAAGAAGGTCATCTGCTCCGAAACAGGATACTGACGAAGAAGAAGAGGATGACGATGCCGATGCCGCGGAATTTGATGATGAGATTTACATCGATGAAGGCGATAACTTTAGCCTGGATGACGAGGACTAA
- the rplJ gene encoding 50S ribosomal protein L10, whose protein sequence is MPTTKAQKAAVLEELKNKMANSQVTILADFRGIPVAKITDLRARLRKAGSEMKVAKNTIAGIAAKEVGVEGLDQYLQGPTVFTFGIDDPVAPAKILSDFAKEIKQGLEIKAGILEGKVIDASGVKALADLPSREVLLAKVLGGMQAPMYGFASVLAANLRNLVYVLEQVRQQKEAQASA, encoded by the coding sequence TTGCCGACCACAAAAGCACAAAAAGCAGCCGTCTTAGAAGAATTAAAAAACAAAATGGCTAACTCTCAGGTTACCATTTTAGCTGACTTCCGTGGTATTCCGGTAGCTAAAATTACTGATTTACGCGCTCGCCTGCGTAAAGCCGGCAGTGAAATGAAGGTAGCTAAAAACACCATTGCTGGTATTGCTGCTAAAGAAGTAGGTGTAGAGGGACTTGATCAATACTTGCAGGGTCCCACCGTTTTCACTTTTGGTATCGATGATCCGGTAGCCCCTGCTAAAATCCTTAGCGATTTTGCCAAGGAAATTAAACAGGGACTGGAAATTAAGGCAGGTATTTTGGAAGGAAAGGTAATTGATGCCAGCGGGGTGAAGGCCCTGGCCGATCTTCCTTCCAGAGAGGTATTACTGGCCAAAGTACTGGGTGGTATGCAAGCTCCTATGTACGGTTTTGCCAGTGTGCTGGCCGCCAACCTGCGCAATCTGGTTTACGTATTGGAACAAGTACGCCAACAAAAAGAAGCCCAAGCTTCCGCTTAA